The Sesamum indicum cultivar Zhongzhi No. 13 linkage group LG1, S_indicum_v1.0, whole genome shotgun sequence genome includes a window with the following:
- the LOC105156001 gene encoding cytosolic sulfotransferase 14-like, giving the protein MGYSSMLLWMFRPILAARKHFKAKDTDIILSTMPKSVTTWLKALTFSIANRSVFPIDQTPLLTSSPHMLVPFLELNVYWGQEIPDLETIPFPNPRIFSTNMHFKLLPDSIRESDCRIIYICRNPLDQFVSHFLFSVENKFGKDADLAAINEAFEMYCQGISSFGPFWDHILGYWNAHLENPGKVLFLKYEDLKEDITFQIKKIAEFMGFPFSLEEEEQGLIDQISGLCSFESLRNLAVNRTGDINGILKNASFYRKGQVGDWTHYLTPAMAECMKKLMDSKFEGSGLMFRT; this is encoded by the coding sequence ATGGGTTACAGCTCTATGCTGTTATGGATGTTTCGACCTATATTAGCTGCTCGAAAGCACTTCAAAGCAAAAGACACAGATATAATATTGTCAACCATGCCTAAATCAGTAACCACCTGGTTGAAAGCCCTCACGTTTTCCATTGCCAACCGCAGTGTTTTCCCCATTGACCAAACTCCTCTACTCACTTCCAGTCCTCACATGCTTGTGCCTTTCCTAGAATTGAATGTCTATTGGGGGCAAGAAATTCCTGATCTGGAAACCATCCCATTCCCCAACCCAAGAATTTTCTCAACAAACATGCATTTCAAATTGCTTCCCGATTCCATTCGTGAAAGTGACTGTAGAATTATCTACATCTGCAGAAACCCATTGGATCAGTTCGTTTCACACTTTCTTTTCTCCGTTGAAAACAAGTTTGGAAAAGATGCAGACCTAGCTGCCATAAATGAGGCTTTCGAAATGTATTGCCAGGGAATTTCCTCTTTTGGGCCATTTTGGGATCATATCCTTGGATATTGGAACGCACATTTGGAGAATCCAGGGAAAGTGTTGTTTCTCAAGTACGAGGATCTGAAAGAGGATATCACGTTTCAGATAAAGAAGATTGCTGAATTTATGGGGTTCCCTTTCTCACTagaggaagaagaacaagGCCTGATAGATCAAATCTCAGGGCTATGCAGCTTTGAAAGTCTCAGAAATTTGGCTGTCAACAGGACAGGCGATATTAATGGTATTCTGAAAAATGCATCCTTTTACAGGAAGGGACAAGTTGGAGACTGGACCCATTATCTGACTCCTGCTATGGCTGAATGCATGAAAAAGCTCATGGATAGCAAGTTCGAGGGCTCCGGTTTAATGTTCAGGACTTAA
- the LOC105155977 gene encoding cytosolic sulfotransferase 15-like codes for MERKEDPKCSCAEVVDDSSKDEFQELLQTLEHRMNWDGQGLVKYKGFWLLQLLFRPSLSAHNNFRAKATDVILSTMPKSGTTWLKALTFSIANRNVFPIDQTPLLTSTPHMLVPFLEFDVYWEQENPNLENIPCPRIFATHMPFEILPDSIHESDCRIIYICRNPLDQFVSHRLFFLENKIEKEADPLDIDEAFNMFCQGIHPCGPFWDHMLGYWNAHLENPRKVLFIKYEDLKEDITSQVKKIAEFMGFPFSQEEEEQGLIDQISGLCSFESLSNLAVNKTGNLKGIVENSTFFRKGQVGDWTNYLTPAMVERIKKLMDSKFGNSGLTFKI; via the coding sequence ATGGAGAGAAAAGAAGACCCGAAATGCTCTTGTGCAGAAGTTGTCGACGATAGTTCAAAGGATGAGTTTCAGGAGTTGCTTCAAACACTTGAACACCGGATGAATTGGGATGGCCAAGGCCTTGTCAAATACAAGGGCTTTTGGTTGCTGCAACTGTTGTTCCGACCGAGTTTATCAGCTCATAACAACTTCAGAGCAAAAGCCACGGATGTAATACTGTCAACCATGCCTAAATCAGGAACCACCTGGTTGAAAGCCCTAACGTTTTCCATTGCCAATCGAAATGTTTTTCCCATTGATCAAACTCCTCTACTCACTTCCACTCCTCACATGCTTGTGCCTTTCCTAGAGTTCGATGTCTATTGGGAGCAAGAAAATCCTAATCTTGAGAACATTCCATGTCCGAGAATTTTCGCAACTCACATGCCTTTCGAAATCCTCCCTGATTCCATCCATGAAAGTGACTGTAGAATTATTTACATCTGCAGAAACCCATTGGACCAGTTCGTTTCGCATcgtcttttctttcttgaaaacaAGATCGAAAAAGAAGCAGATCCACTTGACATAGATGAGGCTTTCAATATGTTTTGCCAGGGAATTCATCCATGTGGTCCCTTCTGGGATCATATGCTTGGATATTGGAACGCTCATTTGGAGAATCCACGAAAAGTGTTGTTTATAAAGTACGAAGACCTGAAAGAGGATATCACGTCTCAGGTGAAGAAGATTGCTGAATTTATGGGGTTCCCTTTTTCACAGGAGGAAGAAGAGCAAGGCCTGATAGATCAAATCTCAGGGCTATGCAGCTTTGAAAGTCTCAGCAATTTGGCTGTGAACAAGACAGGTAATCTTAAAGGTATTGTGGAAAACAGTACTTTCTTCAGGAAGGGACAAGTTGGAGATTGGACCAATTATTTGACTCCTGCCATGGTTGAACGCATCAAAAAGCTCATGGATAGCAAGTTCGGAAACTCCGGTTTAACGTTCAAGATCTGA
- the LOC105155986 gene encoding cytosolic sulfotransferase 15, which translates to MEKKECSSAEVDNSAKDEFQELLQTLERQTNWDGQRLVKYEGFWLLELLFRPILSAQKYFKAKGTDVILLTMPKSGTTWLKALTFSIANRNAIPIDQSPLLTSNPHKVVPALEFDLYWGQENLDPEQILDPRILSTHIPLEILPDSIREAGCRIIYVCRNPLDVFISHRHFLLENKFAKDAVPLELDEAFDMFCQGIHPYGPFWDHMLGYWNAHLKNPERVLFIKYEDLKEDIFSNIKKIAEFIGSPFSPEEEKQGVVEQISRLCSFENLKNLEVNKSGNVLGLMKNSSFFRKGEVGDWVNYLSPEMVERVKNIMESKFKGSGLIFKI; encoded by the coding sequence atggagaaaaaagaatGTTCTTCCGCTGAAGTTGATAACAGCGCAAAGGATGAATTCCAGGAGTTGCTGCAAACACTCGAAAGACAGACCAATTGGGACGGGCAACGTCTTGTTAAGTACGAGGGCTTTTGGTTGCTGGAACTGTTATTCCGACCGATACTCTCTGCTCAAAAGTACTTCAAAGCAAAAGGCACAGATGTAATACTGTTGACCATGCCCAAATCAGGAACCACCTGGTTGAAGGCCCTCACGTTTTCCATAGCCAACCGCAACGCTATCCCTATTGATCAAAGTCCTCTACTTACTTCCAATCCTCACAAGGTTGTGCCGGCTTTGGAATTCGATCTTTACTGGGGGCAAGAAAATCTTGATCCTGAACAGATTCTCGACCCAAGAATTTTGTCAACGCACATTCCCCTCGAAATCCTTCCTGACTCCATCCGTGAAGCTGGCTGTAGAATTATCTATGTATGTAGAAACCCGCTGGATGTATTCATCTCACACCGCCATTTCTTGCTCGAGAACAAGTTTGCAAAAGATGCAGTCCCGCTTGAACTGGATGAGGCTTTCGACATGTTTTGCCAGGGAATTCATCCCTACGGGCCCTTCTGGGACCATATGCTTGGATACTGGAATGCCCACTTGAAGAATCCTGAGAGAGTGTTGTTTATAAAGTATGAGGATCTAAAAGAGGATATCTTCTCCAATATAAAGAAGATTGCCGAATTTATCGGGTCCCCTTTTTCGCCggaggaagaaaaacaagGTGTGGTAGAACAAATCTCCAGGCTATGTAGCTTTGAAAATCTTAAGAATTTGGAGGTGAACAAGAGCGGAAATGTTCTTGGATTAATGAAGAACAGTTCATTTTTTAGGAAGGGAGAAGTCGGAGATTGGGTGAATTATCTGAGTCCTGAAATGGTCGAACGCGTCAAGAACATCATGGAGAGCAAGTTTAAGGGCTCTGGTTTAATCTTCAAAATCTGA
- the LOC105164728 gene encoding cytosolic sulfotransferase 15 — translation MEKKKDVNCSSADAEKDDLQELLHTLEQHKSWDSRPLVRYERIWLPVMLFRPILTSQKHFKAEGTDIILTTMPKSGTTWLKALTFSIANRNVFSIHQSPLLSYNPHTLVPFLEYTIYRDQDNPELENIPRPRIFSTHMPFKILPDSIRESECRIIYICRNPLDQFVSHYHFMLQNKIEKDAIPLELDEVFDMFCQGIQPFGPFWDHMLGYWNAHLKNPQKVLFLKYEDLKQDISSHIKKIAEFIGFPFSAEEENQGMIEQISRLCSFENLKNLEVNKSGYFIGSIKNSSFFRKGEVGDWVNHLTPAMAERVKNLTETKFQGSGLVFKM, via the coding sequence atggagaagaaaaaagacgtAAATTGTTCTTCTGCGGACGCTGAGAAGGATGACCTCCAGGAGCTGCTTCACACACTTGAACAACATAAGAGTTGGGATAGTCGTCCCCTCGTTAGGTACGAGCGCATTTGGTTGCCGGTAATGTTATTCCGACCAATATTAACTTCCCAAAAGCACTTCAAAGCAGAAGGCACAGATATAATATTGACAACCATGCCTAAATCAGGAACCACCTGGTTGAAAGCTCTTACTTTTTCCATAGCCAATCGTAATGTTTTTTCCATTCATCAAAGTCCATTACTCTCTTACAATCCTCACACACTTGTGCCTTTCCTAGAGTACACGATTTACCGGGATCAAGATAATCCTGAGCTGGAAAACATTCCACGTCCAAGAATTTTCTCGACTCATATGCCTTTCAAAATCCTTCCTGATTCCATCCGGGAATCTGAATGTAGAATTATCTACATCTGCAGAAACCCTTTGGACCAGTTCGTCTCACACTATCATTTCATGCTTCAAAACAAGATTGAAAAAGACGCAATTCCACTTGAACTAGACGAGGTTTTTGACATGTTTTGCCAGGGAATTCAACCCTTTGGGCCCTTTTGGGACCATATGCTTGGCTACTGGAATGCCCACTTGAAGAATCCTCAGAAAGTGTTGTTTCTAAAGTACGAGGATCTGAAACAGGATATTTCGTCCCATATAAAGAAGATTGCTGAATTCATCGGGTTCCCGTTTTCGGCGGAGGAAGAAAACCAGGGTATGATAGAACAAATCTCAAGGCTATGTAGCTTTGAAAATCTTAAGAATTTGGAGGTGAACAAGAGTGGCTATTTTATTGGGTCAATAAAAAACAGTTCATTCTTCAGGAAGGGAGAAGTTGGAGATTGGGTCAATCATCTGACTCCGGCAATGGCTGAACGCGTCAAGAACCTGACGGAGACCAAGTTCCAGGGCTCCGGTTTGGTTTTCAAGATGTGA
- the LOC105155993 gene encoding cytosolic sulfotransferase 15-like — protein MEKEECSSAEVDNSAKDEFQELLQTLERQTNWDGQRLVKYEGFWLLELFFRPILSAQKYFKAKGTDVILSTMPKSGTTWLKALTFSIANRNAIPIDQSPLLTSNPHKVVPFLEFDLYWGQEDLDPERILDPRILSTHMPLEILPDSIREAGCRIIYLCRNPLDVFISNRLFLLENRFSEDAVLLELDEAFDRLCQGIHDCGPFWDHMLGYWNAHLKNPERVLFIKYEDLKEDILSNIKKIAEFIGSPFSPEEEKQGVVEQISRLCSFENLKNLEVNKSGNILGLVKNSSFFRKGEVGDWVNYLSPEMVERVKNIMESKFQGSGLIIKI, from the coding sequence ATGGAGAAAGAAGAATGTTCTTCCGCTGAAGTTGATAACAGCGCAAAGGATGAATTCCAGGAGTTGCTGCAAACACTCGAACGACAGACCAATTGGGACGGGCAACGTCTTGTCAAGTACGAGGGCTTTTGGTTGCTGGAACTGTTTTTCCGACCGATACTCTCTGCTCAAAAGTACTTCAAAGCAAAAGGCACAGATGTAATACTGTCGACCATGCCCAAATCAGGAACCACCTGGTTGAAGGCGCTCACGTTTTCCATAGCCAACCGCAACGCTATCCCTATTGATCAAAGTCCTCTACTTACTTCTAATCCTCACAAGGTTGTGCCGTTCTTGGAATTCGATCTTTACTGGGGGCAAGAAGATCTTGATCCTGAACGAATTCTCGACCCAAGAATTTTGTCAACTCACATGCCACTGGAAATCCTTCCTGACTCCATTCGTGAAGCTGGCTGTAGAATTATCTATCTATGTAGAAACCCTCTGGACGTATTCATCTCAAACCGCCTTTTCTTGCTCGAGAACAGGTTTTCAGAAGATGCAGTCCTGCTTGAACTGGATGAGGCTTTCGACAGGCTTTGCCAGGGAATTCATGACTGCGGGCCCTTCTGGGACCATATGCTTGGATACTGGAATGCCCACTTGAAGAACCCTGAGAGAGTGTTGTTTATAAAGTATGAGGATCTAAAAGAGGATATCTTGTCCAATATAAAGAAGATTGCCGAATTTATCGGGTCCCCTTTTTCGCCggaggaagaaaaacaagGTGTGGTAGAACAAATCTCCAGGCTATGTAGCtttgaaaatcttaaaaatttggAGGTGAACAAGAGCGGAAATATTCTTGGATTAGTGAAGAACAGTTCATTTTTTAGGAAGGGAGAAGTTGGAGATTGGGTGAATTATCTGAGTCCTGAAATGGTCGAACGCGTCAAGAACATCATGGAGAGCAAGTTTCAGGGCTCTGGTTTAATCATCAAAATCTGA
- the LOC105164651 gene encoding cytosolic sulfotransferase 15-like, producing the protein MEKKEVSNELQELLQTLEQQTNWDGRRLVKYDGFWLPEIAVRPIFSAQRYFKAKDSDIILTSIPKSGTTWLKALVFSIANRNVISIDQSPLLTSHPHTVVPFLEFNLYLFQENPHLQDLPSPRIFTTHMPFKILPDSIRESECKIIYICRNPLDQFVSHRHFLLENKIEKDAVPLDIDAAFDLFCQGIHPFGPFWDHILGYWNAGLKNPEKVLFLRYEDLKEDITPHVKKIAEFIGSPFSPEEEKQGVVDQISRLCSFENLRNLEVNKNGYILKVLKNSSFFRKGEVGDWINHLTPAMAERVKDLLVSKFDGSGLIFKI; encoded by the coding sequence atggagaagaaagaagTTTCAAATGAGCTCCAGGAGTTGCTCCAAACACTGGAACAGCAGACGAACTGGGATGGCCGTCGGCTCGTTAAATACGATGGATTCTGGTTGCCAGAAATCGCAGTCCGACCAATATTCTCCGCTCAAAGGTACTTCAAAGCAAAAGATTCCGACATCATATTGACATCCATCCCAAAATCAGGAACCACCTGGTTGAAAGCGCTTGTGTTTTCCATAGCCAATCGCAACGTTATCTCCATTGACCAAAGCCCTTTACTCACTTCCCATCCTCACACAGTTGTGCCCTTCCTCGAGttcaatctttatttattccaAGAAAATCCTCATCTCCAAGACCTCCCTAGTCCAAGAATTTTCACAACCCACATGCCTTTCAAAATCCTTCCTGATTCCATCCGTGAATCCGAGTGTAAAATTATCTACATCTGCAGAAATCCTTTGGATCAGTTCGTTTCACACCGCCATTTCTTGCTCGAAAACAAGATAGAAAAAGACGCAGTGCCACTCGATATAGACGCGGCTTTCGACTTGTTTTGCCAGGGAATTCATCCATTCGGGCCCTTCTGGGACCATATTCTTGGATACTGGAACGCCGGCTTGAAGAATCCTGAGAAAGTGTTGTTTCTGAGGTACGAGGATCTGAAAGAGGATATCACGCCTCATGTCAAGAAGATTGCTGAATTCATCGGGTCCCCATTTTCACCCGAGGAAGAAAAACAAGGTGTCGTTGATCAAATCTCAAGGCTATGTAGCTTCGAAAATCTTAGGAATTTGGAGGTGAACAAGAACGGATACATCCTTAAGGTACTGAAAAACAGTTCATTCTTCAGGAAGGGAGAAGTCGGAGATTGGATCAATCATCTTACTCCTGCAATGGCTGAACGTGTTAAGGACCTCCTGGTGAGCAAGTTCGACGGCTCTGGTTTAATTTTCAAGATCTAA